One part of the Rhodococcus oxybenzonivorans genome encodes these proteins:
- a CDS encoding acetolactate synthase large subunit gives MCDSEPPSRIAAAATALPEHHPIRVTGAQAVVRSLEALAVEVVFGIPGGAILPVYDPLIDSQRLPHVLVRHEQGAGHAATGYAQATGKVGVCMATSGPGATNLVTPLADAQMDSVPVVAITGQVGRGMIGTDAFQEADICGITMPITKHNFLVTDPKDIPRTLAEAFRIAATGRPGAVLVDIPKDVLQATTTFAWPPATHLPGYRPVSKPHGKQIRAAADLIAAAKAPVLYVGGGVIKAEASVELALLAELTGIPVVTTLMARGAFPDSHRLHYGMPGMHGTVAAVAALQKSDLLIALGARFDDRVTGEAASFAPGAQVIHADIDPAEIGKNRFADVPIVGDCKQTITALIDTIRSRRNQGRPIDLTGWRDYLDGIRRTYPVSYDRPRDGALSPEFVIEALGKAAGPHAIYCSGVGQHQMWAAHYISYQKPRTWLNSGGLGTMGYAVPAALGAKLGAPDREVWAIDGDGCFQMTNQELATAAIEGVPIKVAVINNGNLGMVKQLQEIHYGGRYSNVDLATHSRRIPDFVQLSEALGCVALRCEREDDVDAVIARARAINDRPVVIDFIVGDDALVWPMIAAGAGNDQIMAARGIRPLFDDTEEAAETATIHELLEGIDGH, from the coding sequence ATGTGCGACAGCGAGCCGCCCAGCCGGATTGCCGCAGCAGCCACCGCTCTCCCCGAACACCACCCGATCCGGGTGACCGGCGCCCAAGCGGTGGTGCGCTCACTCGAAGCGCTCGCCGTCGAGGTGGTCTTCGGTATCCCGGGCGGGGCGATCCTGCCGGTGTACGACCCGCTGATCGATTCCCAGCGGCTGCCTCACGTGCTGGTGCGACACGAGCAGGGCGCTGGACATGCGGCCACCGGCTACGCCCAAGCCACCGGCAAGGTCGGGGTGTGCATGGCAACATCCGGCCCGGGCGCGACGAACCTGGTCACCCCGCTCGCCGACGCGCAGATGGACTCGGTGCCGGTCGTGGCGATCACCGGGCAAGTCGGACGCGGCATGATCGGCACCGACGCCTTCCAGGAAGCCGACATCTGCGGTATCACCATGCCGATCACCAAGCACAACTTCCTGGTCACCGACCCCAAAGACATCCCCCGCACCCTTGCGGAGGCGTTCCGCATCGCCGCCACCGGGCGCCCCGGCGCGGTGCTCGTCGACATCCCCAAGGATGTCCTGCAGGCCACCACCACCTTTGCCTGGCCACCGGCGACTCACCTTCCCGGCTACCGGCCGGTCAGCAAACCACACGGCAAGCAGATCCGTGCGGCCGCCGACCTCATCGCCGCCGCGAAGGCGCCTGTCCTCTACGTCGGTGGGGGTGTGATCAAGGCCGAGGCGTCGGTCGAGCTGGCGCTGCTCGCGGAGCTGACCGGGATTCCCGTCGTGACGACGCTGATGGCCCGCGGAGCGTTCCCCGACAGCCACCGCCTGCACTACGGGATGCCCGGCATGCACGGCACCGTCGCCGCCGTCGCCGCGCTCCAGAAGAGCGACCTGCTGATCGCGCTCGGTGCCCGGTTCGACGACCGCGTCACCGGCGAAGCGGCCTCGTTCGCGCCCGGCGCCCAGGTCATCCACGCCGACATCGACCCCGCCGAGATCGGCAAGAACCGATTCGCCGACGTGCCGATCGTCGGTGACTGCAAGCAGACCATCACAGCACTGATCGACACGATACGTTCCCGCCGCAACCAAGGCCGACCAATCGACCTGACCGGCTGGCGCGACTACCTCGACGGGATTCGCCGGACCTACCCGGTCAGCTACGACCGCCCACGTGATGGAGCCCTGTCACCGGAGTTCGTCATCGAAGCTCTCGGCAAGGCTGCCGGTCCCCATGCGATCTATTGCTCCGGCGTCGGCCAGCACCAGATGTGGGCCGCCCACTACATCAGCTACCAAAAGCCGCGCACCTGGCTCAATTCGGGCGGCCTCGGCACGATGGGTTATGCGGTGCCCGCGGCGCTGGGCGCGAAACTCGGTGCACCCGACCGTGAGGTATGGGCGATCGACGGCGACGGCTGCTTCCAGATGACCAACCAGGAACTGGCCACCGCCGCGATCGAGGGCGTCCCGATCAAGGTCGCCGTGATCAACAACGGAAACCTCGGCATGGTCAAACAACTCCAGGAAATTCACTACGGCGGCCGCTACTCGAACGTCGACCTGGCCACCCATTCGCGCCGCATCCCCGACTTCGTGCAGCTCTCCGAGGCACTCGGGTGTGTCGCACTGCGCTGCGAACGCGAGGATGACGTCGACGCAGTGATCGCTCGAGCCCGCGCTATCAACGACCGCCCCGTCGTCATCGACTTCATCGTCGGCGACGACGCCCTGGTCTGGCCCATGATCGCCGCCGGCGCCGGCAACGACCAGATCATGGCCGCTCGAGGAATCCGACCATTGTTCGACGACACCGAAGAAGCCGCCGAGACAGCCACCATCCACGAACTGCTCGAGGGGATCGACGGCCACTAG
- a CDS encoding 2-oxo acid dehydrogenase subunit E2 has product MTTEQLEDTTVRMPALGENVDEGTITRWLKQPGDRIEAEEPLLEVATDKVDTEIPSPVGGILQRILADEDDVVTVGAELAVITDSSDGAAAAPTHASPVPPVQAPPAVSAPTAAAVPPVSAPTVPPTPKPEPTPEPTAPPAPREQSAAAGSVTEKLPRIRRTIAQRMVESLQTSAQLTTVLEVDVTAIARLRAAHKDDFLARTGLKLSFLPFFAKAAVDALTEHRVLNASLNPNVTEVTYYDHCHLGMAVDSEKGLMVPVIRDAQNLGIEGLARAIADKAEKVRTGKITADELSGGTFTLTNTGSRGALFDTPIINQPQTGILGVGAVVERLIPTRHDGELRIDVRSMAYLSISYDHRIVDGADAARFLTTVKNRLENGFTPNDL; this is encoded by the coding sequence ATGACAACCGAACAACTCGAAGACACCACGGTGCGGATGCCGGCACTCGGGGAAAACGTCGACGAGGGCACCATCACCCGGTGGCTCAAGCAGCCCGGCGACCGCATCGAAGCCGAGGAACCACTGCTCGAGGTTGCCACCGACAAGGTCGACACCGAAATACCGTCCCCCGTCGGCGGAATTCTCCAGCGCATCCTCGCCGACGAGGATGACGTAGTGACAGTCGGCGCCGAACTCGCTGTCATCACCGACTCGTCGGACGGTGCGGCCGCCGCACCGACACACGCTTCGCCGGTGCCCCCAGTTCAGGCACCTCCTGCGGTTTCGGCACCCACCGCAGCTGCGGTGCCTCCGGTTTCGGCGCCGACCGTTCCCCCGACGCCGAAACCGGAACCCACCCCGGAACCGACGGCACCACCCGCGCCGCGGGAGCAGTCCGCTGCGGCTGGCTCTGTCACCGAGAAGCTGCCGCGGATTCGGCGCACCATCGCTCAGCGGATGGTCGAGTCACTACAGACCTCGGCGCAGCTGACCACGGTGCTCGAGGTCGACGTCACCGCGATCGCCCGGCTGCGTGCCGCCCACAAGGACGACTTCCTCGCTCGCACCGGACTCAAGCTCTCGTTCCTGCCGTTCTTCGCCAAAGCGGCCGTCGACGCACTCACCGAGCACCGGGTCCTCAACGCCTCACTGAACCCCAACGTCACCGAGGTGACCTACTACGACCACTGCCACCTCGGCATGGCGGTGGACAGCGAAAAGGGGTTGATGGTGCCGGTGATCCGCGATGCCCAGAATCTCGGGATCGAGGGGCTGGCCCGGGCGATCGCGGACAAGGCCGAGAAAGTGCGCACCGGAAAGATCACCGCAGACGAATTATCCGGCGGCACCTTCACCCTCACCAACACCGGCAGCCGGGGTGCACTGTTCGACACCCCGATCATCAACCAACCCCAAACCGGCATCCTCGGTGTCGGTGCAGTGGTCGAGCGACTGATCCCGACCCGCCACGACGGCGAGCTCCGCATCGACGTGCGCTCGATGGCCTACCTGTCGATTTCTTATGATCACCGCATCGTCGACGGCGCCGACGCCGCCCGCTTCCTCACCACCGTCAAGAACCGACTCGAAAACGGCTTCACCCCAAACGATCTCTGA
- a CDS encoding transketolase-like TK C-terminal-containing protein has product MHNTLPVAPGTATPVAEAGGSVDLETLEAIQQRVLWLSTSMIHHANRIRPNPTGLKVGGHQASCASMISIMTSLWFEQLQPGDRVSVKPHASPVLHGINYLLGELDERYLTTLREFGGLQSYPSRSKDPDTVDYSTGSVGIGATAPIWGAMARRYVQTTTGGAGTGRQYSLVGDAELDEGAVWEAILDPGIADLGEVVWIVDLNRQSLDRVIPKIAANRLEKMFDAAGWQVITVKFGKLLEELFTRPGGQALRTRILDMPNPEYQRLLRCSADEVRTRLPGDGPGSTEISGLITGLDDATLTAAIRNLGGHDLSALTTAYRQIDDTRPTVIIAYTIKGYGLPTQGHPQNHSSLLSIEEYASLAADLGMDPANPWGRFAADSAAGRRCASNAERLRRDPVQNAPALTIPTDIGRTPKGTATTQAALGRVLLDLTREAPEAAKRVVTVSPDVSSTTNLGGWVNKVGVWSAAERRNWFDDDRETIMHWNERPTGQHMELGIAETNLVGLMGELGATWSRWGQPLFPIGVMYDPFVERALEPWSYGIYAGGQSILVGTPSGVTLAAEGGAHQSIKTPSIGLEQPGCISYEPAFAIDTEWTLLASIGRLGRPDGTSAYLRLSTRPVDQTLAAVPTDPAARERRRRQVVAGGYPLIRRDGAQVTIVAMGAMITEALAAADRLAEQGIPADVVCVTSPGLLFEAVQARQGRGPGESWILDQLFPADRATPIVTVLDGHPHTLAFLAGINHVRSTCLGVSKFGQVGSLDDVYRYHGIDTDSIVRASLDILP; this is encoded by the coding sequence ATGCACAACACCCTGCCCGTCGCCCCCGGAACAGCGACCCCCGTCGCAGAAGCGGGCGGTTCAGTGGACCTGGAGACACTCGAAGCGATCCAGCAGCGGGTGTTGTGGCTTTCCACCTCGATGATCCATCACGCCAACCGGATCCGGCCCAATCCCACCGGCCTGAAGGTCGGTGGTCACCAGGCGTCCTGTGCGTCGATGATCTCGATCATGACCTCACTGTGGTTCGAACAGCTCCAACCGGGTGACCGGGTGTCAGTCAAGCCGCACGCCTCCCCGGTGCTGCACGGCATCAATTACCTGCTCGGTGAACTCGATGAGAGGTACCTGACCACCCTGCGCGAATTCGGCGGCCTGCAGTCCTACCCCAGCCGGTCCAAGGACCCCGACACCGTCGACTACTCCACCGGCTCGGTCGGTATCGGCGCCACCGCCCCGATCTGGGGTGCCATGGCCCGCCGCTACGTGCAGACCACCACCGGCGGGGCCGGGACCGGTCGCCAGTACTCCCTCGTCGGAGACGCCGAACTCGACGAGGGCGCCGTCTGGGAGGCAATCCTCGATCCCGGTATCGCCGACCTCGGCGAGGTGGTGTGGATCGTCGACCTGAACCGGCAGTCCCTGGACCGGGTGATTCCGAAGATTGCTGCGAACCGGTTGGAGAAGATGTTCGACGCCGCCGGGTGGCAGGTGATCACCGTCAAATTCGGCAAGCTGCTCGAAGAGTTGTTCACCCGCCCCGGTGGGCAGGCGCTGCGCACCCGGATCCTGGACATGCCCAACCCGGAGTACCAGCGGTTGCTGCGGTGCAGCGCCGACGAGGTCCGCACCCGCTTGCCCGGCGACGGCCCCGGTAGCACCGAGATCAGCGGCCTGATCACCGGCCTCGATGACGCCACCCTGACCGCGGCCATCCGCAACCTCGGCGGTCACGACCTGTCCGCGCTGACCACCGCATACCGGCAGATCGACGACACCCGGCCCACGGTGATCATCGCTTACACCATCAAGGGATACGGGCTGCCCACCCAGGGACACCCGCAGAACCACTCCTCGCTGCTGTCGATCGAGGAATACGCTTCGCTCGCCGCCGATCTGGGTATGGACCCGGCAAATCCGTGGGGCCGGTTCGCCGCCGACTCCGCGGCGGGGAGGCGGTGCGCGAGTAACGCGGAGCGGCTGCGCCGGGACCCGGTCCAGAATGCGCCCGCGCTGACGATCCCCACCGACATCGGCCGCACCCCCAAGGGCACCGCGACCACCCAGGCCGCGCTCGGCCGGGTGTTGCTGGACCTGACCCGCGAGGCCCCCGAGGCCGCCAAGCGGGTGGTGACGGTCAGTCCCGACGTGAGTTCGACGACCAACCTCGGCGGGTGGGTCAACAAGGTCGGCGTGTGGTCCGCGGCCGAGCGCCGCAACTGGTTCGACGACGACCGCGAGACCATCATGCACTGGAATGAGCGGCCCACCGGGCAGCACATGGAACTCGGCATCGCCGAAACCAACCTGGTCGGGTTGATGGGTGAGCTCGGCGCCACCTGGAGCCGGTGGGGACAACCGCTGTTCCCGATCGGGGTGATGTACGACCCGTTCGTCGAACGGGCGCTGGAACCCTGGTCGTACGGCATCTACGCGGGCGGACAGTCGATCCTGGTCGGCACCCCCTCCGGCGTCACGTTGGCCGCCGAAGGCGGTGCGCACCAGTCGATCAAGACCCCGTCGATCGGGCTGGAACAGCCCGGGTGCATCAGCTACGAACCGGCCTTCGCGATCGACACCGAGTGGACGTTGCTGGCCAGCATCGGCCGGCTCGGCCGCCCCGACGGCACCTCCGCATACCTGCGGCTGTCCACCCGCCCCGTCGATCAAACCCTCGCCGCGGTGCCCACCGACCCGGCGGCCCGCGAACGCCGCCGCCGGCAGGTGGTGGCCGGCGGATATCCGCTGATCCGCCGCGACGGTGCCCAGGTCACCATCGTCGCCATGGGCGCGATGATCACCGAAGCCCTCGCCGCCGCCGACCGTCTCGCCGAACAGGGCATCCCCGCCGACGTCGTCTGCGTCACCAGCCCCGGCTTGTTGTTCGAGGCCGTCCAGGCACGGCAGGGCCGCGGGCCCGGTGAGAGCTGGATCCTCGACCAACTCTTCCCCGCCGATCGCGCCACCCCGATCGTCACCGTCCTCGACGGGCATCCGCACACCCTGGCATTCCTCGCCGGCATCAACCACGTGCGCAGCACCTGCCTCGGGGTCAGCAAGTTCGGGCAGGTCGGCTCCCTGGACGACGTCTACCGCTACCACGGCATCGACACCGACAGCATCGTCCGCGCCTCACTCGACATCCTCCCCTGA
- a CDS encoding Lrp/AsnC family transcriptional regulator produces MPSTHKADQIDARLLLALAESPRATTIALADRIGLSRNTVQARMGKLDDSHALRTFERRIDPAILGYPLQAYILTNVTQRKLARVGAALDGIPEVLEVLGLSGVADLLIHVAVRDADDLYRVAGDILGIKGVKRTTTALVMREMVDYRIAPLVEKLID; encoded by the coding sequence ATGCCAAGCACGCACAAAGCGGACCAGATCGATGCCCGGCTACTGCTCGCGCTCGCCGAGTCGCCGCGGGCCACGACCATTGCCCTGGCAGACCGGATAGGGCTCTCACGCAACACCGTTCAGGCCCGAATGGGCAAGCTCGACGACTCGCACGCGCTGCGCACATTCGAGCGTCGCATCGACCCGGCAATCCTCGGCTATCCGTTGCAGGCGTACATCCTGACCAACGTCACCCAGCGCAAACTGGCCCGGGTCGGGGCGGCGCTCGACGGCATTCCCGAGGTGCTCGAGGTCCTCGGCCTCAGCGGTGTCGCGGATCTCCTCATCCACGTCGCCGTCCGGGACGCCGACGACCTGTATCGGGTGGCGGGGGACATCCTCGGAATCAAGGGGGTCAAACGCACTACCACCGCCTTGGTCATGCGCGAGATGGTCGACTACCGGATCGCGCCGTTGGTCGAAAAGCTCATCGACTGA
- a CDS encoding GntR family transcriptional regulator: MVVTTSTRTPQPLVRSLTPTSVPEQVAKEIRRSILAGELRPRQTFSLREISGQLGVSFIPVREALKELEAQGLVVTRPGKSAMVAPLSHDDLHGIYRLRRQLEPEIAGRACKMLDESDLRRLDSYVAMFGDESLDLDDIYQTHHAFHYELLRPAATAWDLRVLDGLWHAAERYVRLAFSGLEAKPNEHGRRGHVHADILTVVRTRNMRKVAAATRQHLDDNEQIALRALDPIAP; the protein is encoded by the coding sequence ATGGTCGTGACAACGAGCACGAGAACCCCGCAACCGCTGGTGCGGTCGCTGACTCCGACCTCCGTTCCCGAACAGGTCGCCAAGGAAATCCGGCGCTCGATCCTCGCCGGTGAACTCCGTCCACGGCAGACATTCTCGCTGCGGGAAATCTCCGGACAGCTCGGGGTGAGTTTCATCCCGGTTCGGGAAGCACTCAAAGAGCTCGAAGCGCAGGGTTTGGTGGTGACCCGCCCCGGGAAAAGCGCGATGGTCGCCCCGCTTTCGCACGACGACCTGCACGGAATCTATCGGCTACGACGACAGCTGGAACCGGAAATCGCCGGCCGCGCCTGCAAAATGCTCGACGAATCCGACTTGCGTCGCCTCGACAGCTACGTGGCCATGTTCGGCGACGAAAGCCTCGACCTCGACGACATCTACCAGACACACCACGCCTTCCACTACGAGCTGCTCCGGCCCGCCGCCACGGCCTGGGACCTGCGCGTACTCGACGGCCTGTGGCACGCCGCCGAACGGTATGTCCGGCTGGCATTCTCGGGTCTCGAGGCCAAACCGAACGAACACGGGCGGCGGGGACACGTCCATGCCGACATCCTGACCGTCGTGCGCACCCGCAATATGAGGAAGGTCGCCGCGGCGACCCGCCAGCACCTCGACGACAACGAACAGATCGCGCTTCGGGCGCTCGACCCGATCGCGCCCTGA
- a CDS encoding acetoacetate--CoA ligase encodes MTAPGREVLWTPPPERVFASNMSRYQRWLAAEKNVSTTDFDSLWCWSISDLEKFWLSIWEYFDVIASAPPQTVLADPKMPGARWFPGTRLNWAENLLRHTDQAGPAIISVDETWTTGELSRAELVAQVANLAAHFRKIGVRPGDRIAAMLPNIAPTVVAVLAAASVGAVWSCCAPDFGVKGLVDRFSQIEPTVLIGVDGYQFNGKRIDRRDVFSALLDQLPTVRHAIMVDNIGLPYEGKHRQSVADYADVVVGNAQPEYEQVAFDHPLWILYSSGTTGLPKGIVHSHGGILLEALKANALHYDLGPTDRVFIAASTAWVVWNMLVDAMVTGATIVTYDGSPTFGRPDHQFEICARYGATRFGTGAAYLTLCEKAGTQPGTDFDLSGLRSIMSTGSPLPDTTWRWIYDAVSPNVHLGSDSGGTDVATGFIGANPLSPVRVGELQGPYLGVDVQAWTEAGEAVVGEVGEMVITAPMPSMPIYFWNDPDGNRYRDAYFEVYPGVWRHGDWITIEADGGCVVHGRSDSTINRGGVRMGSADIYQAVEALPEIAEALVIGAELPNGGYHMPLFVVLRDGYDLDDALVEKIRTTIRREASPRHVPDEITDVPAIPTTRTGKRLEIPVKKLIQGIAPETAINRATVANTDALDWYIDYAERFAHHRAETSTLT; translated from the coding sequence ATGACCGCGCCAGGACGTGAAGTGTTGTGGACCCCGCCGCCCGAGCGGGTCTTCGCCTCGAATATGAGCCGGTACCAACGATGGCTCGCGGCGGAGAAGAACGTCTCCACCACCGACTTCGACTCGCTGTGGTGTTGGTCGATCAGCGACCTCGAGAAGTTCTGGCTCTCGATCTGGGAGTACTTCGACGTGATCGCCTCGGCACCACCGCAGACGGTGCTCGCCGACCCCAAGATGCCCGGGGCGCGGTGGTTCCCCGGCACCCGGCTGAACTGGGCCGAAAACCTGCTTCGCCATACCGATCAGGCCGGGCCCGCGATCATCTCGGTCGACGAAACCTGGACGACCGGGGAACTCTCGCGGGCCGAGCTGGTCGCACAGGTCGCCAACCTCGCCGCGCACTTCCGGAAGATCGGGGTGCGCCCCGGCGACCGGATCGCCGCGATGCTGCCGAACATCGCGCCCACCGTCGTCGCGGTGCTCGCCGCGGCCAGCGTCGGTGCGGTGTGGTCTTGTTGCGCACCGGATTTCGGTGTGAAAGGGCTGGTCGACCGGTTCTCGCAGATCGAGCCGACCGTGCTGATCGGGGTGGACGGCTACCAGTTCAACGGCAAACGCATCGACCGCCGGGACGTCTTCTCCGCCCTGTTGGACCAACTCCCGACCGTGCGGCACGCCATCATGGTCGACAACATCGGGCTGCCCTACGAGGGGAAGCACCGGCAGAGTGTCGCCGACTACGCGGACGTGGTCGTCGGGAACGCCCAACCCGAGTACGAGCAGGTGGCGTTCGATCATCCGCTGTGGATTTTGTACAGCTCCGGCACCACCGGCCTACCCAAGGGCATCGTGCACTCGCACGGCGGAATCCTCCTCGAAGCCCTCAAAGCCAATGCGCTGCACTACGACCTCGGCCCCACCGATCGGGTATTCATCGCCGCCAGCACCGCCTGGGTGGTGTGGAACATGCTCGTCGACGCGATGGTTACCGGCGCGACGATCGTCACCTACGACGGCAGCCCCACGTTCGGGCGACCCGACCACCAATTCGAGATCTGCGCCCGCTACGGGGCCACGCGATTCGGCACCGGTGCCGCCTATCTGACATTGTGTGAGAAGGCCGGCACCCAGCCCGGGACCGACTTCGACCTGTCGGGGTTGCGGTCGATCATGTCGACCGGTTCGCCGCTGCCGGACACCACCTGGCGGTGGATCTACGACGCGGTCAGTCCGAATGTGCACCTGGGATCGGACAGCGGCGGCACCGACGTGGCCACCGGTTTCATCGGCGCCAACCCGCTCTCCCCTGTTCGGGTGGGGGAGTTGCAAGGCCCCTACCTGGGGGTCGATGTGCAGGCCTGGACCGAAGCCGGTGAAGCGGTCGTCGGGGAGGTGGGGGAAATGGTGATCACCGCACCGATGCCGTCGATGCCGATCTACTTCTGGAACGACCCCGACGGAAACCGGTACCGGGACGCCTATTTCGAGGTATACCCCGGGGTGTGGCGGCACGGCGACTGGATCACCATCGAAGCCGACGGCGGCTGCGTCGTTCACGGTCGATCGGACTCGACCATCAACCGCGGTGGCGTCCGGATGGGATCGGCGGACATCTACCAGGCCGTCGAAGCGCTTCCCGAGATCGCCGAGGCCCTCGTGATCGGTGCCGAACTACCCAACGGCGGCTACCACATGCCGCTGTTCGTGGTACTGCGCGACGGATACGACCTCGACGACGCTCTCGTGGAAAAGATTCGCACCACGATCCGCCGGGAGGCCTCGCCCCGGCACGTACCGGACGAGATCACCGACGTCCCCGCTATTCCCACCACCCGCACCGGCAAGCGGCTCGAGATTCCCGTCAAGAAACTGATTCAGGGAATAGCCCCCGAGACCGCAATCAACCGCGCCACCGTCGCCAACACCGACGCCCTCGACTGGTACATCGACTACGCGGAGCGGTTTGCGCACCACCGCGCCGAAACCTCCACGCTCACCTGA
- a CDS encoding FAD-dependent oxidoreductase, whose amino-acid sequence MSEITVPVLIVGGGGCGLTTSILLSEHGIDHHLVERHTSTSHLPKAHYLNQRTMEVLRQVGVADSIYDVGTPPKNMGKTRWVTSLGGDGELDGRTLYTLESFGGGRLESAYAVDSPCPSTNYPQIRLEPLLREHTEKRAPDSIHFGRELVSFEQDENGIHAVVLNRDTQETYTVHAQYMVAADGGKTVGPELGVKMEGPTGILDMVSTHFTADLSEWWEDDVLITWLLNPEGAGSWNSGAMAAMGPTWGKHSEEFVLHFTFRPDDPARFDEEAIVPRLRELLKLPDLELKVHKVSHWILEGVLADKYQVGRIFLAGDAAHRHPPTTGLGLNTAIQDAHNLVWKLAAVIKGDAAPALLDTYEPERRLVGMRNVDWAMFTFLNHMVVDAGLGLIPGQPLEAQVQVFRDYFSDTPMGETRRARAAEVISTQRTEFQAHDLEIGFAYRDGALVPDGTEAPPRDPMGHTYHPTTRPGHRLPHAWLEHDGRQISTHDLTGNNAHFVLITAADGAAWSDAARLANDKFGIQIKVAQIGAGTDYTDPTGRWSELRQTDDTGAILVRPDNHVAWRSTGGADDPADELTRALGTVLAR is encoded by the coding sequence ATGTCTGAGATCACCGTTCCCGTCCTCATCGTCGGCGGAGGCGGGTGTGGATTGACCACCTCGATCCTGCTGTCCGAGCACGGCATCGACCACCACCTCGTCGAGCGGCACACCAGCACCTCGCACCTGCCCAAGGCGCACTACCTCAACCAGCGGACGATGGAGGTGCTGCGTCAGGTCGGGGTCGCGGACTCGATCTACGACGTGGGCACCCCGCCGAAGAACATGGGCAAGACCCGGTGGGTCACCTCGCTCGGCGGCGACGGTGAACTGGACGGCCGCACCCTGTACACCCTCGAGTCGTTCGGCGGTGGACGACTCGAGAGCGCATACGCCGTCGACAGCCCGTGCCCGTCCACCAACTACCCGCAGATCCGGCTCGAACCCCTCCTGCGTGAGCACACGGAGAAGAGGGCACCGGACTCGATCCACTTCGGCCGCGAACTCGTCTCGTTCGAGCAGGATGAGAACGGAATCCACGCGGTCGTCCTCAACCGCGACACGCAAGAGACCTACACCGTCCACGCCCAGTACATGGTCGCCGCGGACGGTGGCAAGACCGTCGGCCCCGAACTCGGTGTCAAGATGGAGGGCCCGACCGGGATCCTCGACATGGTCAGCACCCACTTCACTGCCGACCTGTCGGAGTGGTGGGAGGACGACGTTCTGATCACCTGGCTGCTCAACCCTGAGGGCGCCGGGTCCTGGAACAGCGGCGCCATGGCAGCGATGGGCCCCACGTGGGGCAAGCATTCCGAAGAATTCGTCCTGCACTTCACCTTCCGCCCGGACGATCCGGCCCGGTTCGACGAAGAGGCGATCGTTCCGCGGCTGCGCGAGCTCCTCAAGCTGCCCGACCTCGAGTTGAAGGTGCACAAGGTCAGCCACTGGATCCTCGAGGGCGTGCTCGCCGACAAGTACCAGGTCGGCCGAATCTTCCTTGCCGGTGACGCCGCCCACCGGCACCCGCCGACCACTGGTTTGGGTCTGAACACCGCTATCCAGGACGCGCACAACCTGGTCTGGAAGCTGGCCGCGGTGATCAAGGGTGACGCCGCCCCCGCACTGCTCGACACCTACGAGCCCGAACGCCGGCTCGTCGGCATGCGCAACGTCGACTGGGCCATGTTCACCTTCCTCAACCACATGGTCGTCGACGCCGGCCTCGGCCTGATCCCCGGCCAACCGCTCGAGGCCCAGGTCCAGGTGTTTCGGGACTACTTCTCCGACACCCCGATGGGCGAAACCCGCCGCGCCCGTGCGGCCGAGGTGATCAGCACCCAGCGCACCGAATTCCAGGCCCACGACCTCGAAATCGGCTTCGCCTACCGCGACGGGGCCCTCGTCCCGGACGGCACCGAGGCACCGCCGCGCGACCCGATGGGGCACACCTACCACCCCACCACCCGCCCCGGGCACCGCCTGCCTCACGCGTGGCTCGAGCACGACGGCCGGCAGATTTCCACCCACGACCTCACCGGAAACAACGCGCACTTCGTGCTCATCACCGCCGCCGACGGTGCCGCCTGGTCCGACGCCGCCCGGCTGGCCAACGACAAGTTCGGTATCCAGATCAAGGTCGCCCAGATCGGCGCCGGCACCGACTACACCGACCCCACCGGCCGCTGGAGTGAACTCCGCCAGACCGACGACACCGGGGCAATCCTGGTCCGTCCGGACAACCACGTCGCCTGGCGCAGCACCGGCGGCGCCGACGACCCCGCCGATGAGCTCACCCGGGCCCTCGGCACCGTGCTCGCACGCTGA